Proteins encoded in a region of the Metamycoplasma alkalescens genome:
- a CDS encoding phenylalanine--tRNA ligase subunit beta, with protein MVFSYKTLHKLANLKNISIKEMVEAINSIGFEVENYYKFADVEGIKLCHVLKTYKNPNADRLTVCEVEYGNGHKAIIQTTATNMQAGQYVMSFVPGSRSKDLIFSPRKMQGIVSEGMFVGLSEIGFDKEIIPQEFDDQIFQLEEIDLNLDPITYFDLDDWMIEISILSNRADAQCYLVMAKELAAYFQTEIKWPKKPTHNLISNFEIKNLKNTNAFTLVEAANLNLNCSIKEKMLLWKHGIKTFSNAIDLTNLVLLYAGVPCHVYNKNDLKSNEFNVGYYSGKLNILGNKEINFENSLCVFNGSNPISIAATIGLEVYQFQKDTQKVVFELASFNINEIRKNAKQSKLSTLSSQRGSKEISNGSLILAYNFLSQYLTDFSIQINAPRISKKTILIDKAYINKFAGFNIVKTKKYLEVLKKLEILDFKFKEDFSMVTFPTYRYDLDTLQDFVEEVFRFYGYNNFPLKQPKITRLNYQKNHIFDFISKLANKNYANVRTYTLIKPENNLFNPFNITEILNASDAKNYDHSQIRLSLISSLNEILIHHKKQGFEKNSFFDIGMIGRETNVLGLVSNQKTFDEIKLDIISLTNKKLIFKKAKNEIFHPNAAAEIYLDDELIGYIAKIHPKLIGNDAIFAEIKLNKLVDTKNQFVNYKHEPIKTRDITFSLNKFESVQTIIDKIKQIKGIHSYQIIDIYQKDDQIKNITFSFKIEDWEIKKLEQVFEVAK; from the coding sequence ATGGTATTTTCGTATAAAACATTACATAAATTAGCAAATTTAAAAAATATCTCAATCAAAGAAATGGTTGAAGCAATAAATTCAATTGGTTTTGAGGTTGAGAATTATTATAAGTTTGCTGATGTTGAAGGCATAAAATTATGTCATGTCCTAAAAACATATAAAAATCCCAATGCCGATCGTTTAACTGTTTGTGAAGTTGAATATGGAAATGGTCACAAAGCAATAATTCAAACAACAGCAACAAACATGCAAGCAGGACAATATGTGATGTCATTTGTTCCAGGTTCAAGAAGTAAAGATTTGATTTTTTCACCAAGAAAAATGCAAGGAATTGTTTCTGAAGGAATGTTTGTTGGACTTTCAGAAATTGGTTTTGATAAAGAAATAATTCCTCAGGAATTTGATGACCAGATTTTCCAACTTGAAGAAATTGATTTGAATCTTGATCCAATTACATATTTTGATTTAGATGATTGAATGATTGAAATATCAATTTTATCAAATCGTGCTGATGCACAATGTTATTTAGTCATGGCAAAAGAATTAGCAGCTTATTTTCAAACTGAAATTAAATGACCTAAAAAACCAACTCATAATTTAATTTCAAATTTTGAAATTAAAAACTTAAAAAATACAAATGCATTTACTTTAGTTGAAGCAGCAAATCTTAATTTAAATTGTTCAATTAAAGAAAAAATGTTGCTTTGAAAACATGGTATAAAAACTTTTTCAAATGCAATTGATCTTACAAATTTAGTTTTATTATATGCCGGCGTTCCATGTCATGTTTATAATAAAAATGATTTAAAATCTAATGAATTTAATGTTGGTTATTATTCAGGAAAATTAAATATCCTAGGTAATAAAGAGATTAATTTTGAAAATTCCTTATGTGTATTTAATGGAAGCAATCCAATCTCAATTGCTGCAACAATTGGTCTTGAAGTATATCAATTTCAAAAAGACACACAAAAAGTTGTTTTTGAACTAGCTTCATTTAACATCAATGAAATCAGAAAAAATGCAAAACAAAGCAAATTATCAACACTATCTTCACAAAGAGGAAGTAAAGAAATTTCTAATGGATCTTTAATTCTAGCTTACAATTTTTTATCGCAATATTTAACTGATTTTTCAATCCAAATCAATGCTCCAAGAATTTCTAAAAAAACAATTTTAATTGACAAAGCATATATAAATAAATTTGCTGGTTTTAACATAGTAAAAACAAAGAAATATCTTGAAGTTTTGAAAAAATTAGAAATTCTAGATTTCAAATTTAAAGAAGATTTTTCAATGGTGACATTTCCAACATACCGTTATGATCTTGATACTCTTCAAGATTTTGTTGAAGAAGTTTTTAGATTTTATGGATACAATAATTTTCCTTTAAAGCAACCTAAAATAACGCGATTAAATTATCAAAAAAATCACATTTTTGATTTTATTTCTAAATTGGCAAACAAAAATTATGCAAATGTGCGCACATACACATTAATTAAACCTGAGAATAATCTTTTTAACCCTTTTAATATCACTGAAATTTTAAATGCAAGTGATGCAAAAAATTATGATCACTCGCAAATTCGCTTATCTTTAATTAGTAGTCTAAATGAAATTTTGATTCATCATAAAAAACAAGGTTTTGAAAAAAATTCTTTTTTTGACATTGGAATGATCGGAAGAGAAACCAATGTCTTAGGATTAGTTTCAAACCAAAAAACATTTGATGAAATTAAACTTGATATTATTTCTTTAACAAACAAAAAATTAATTTTTAAAAAAGCAAAAAATGAAATTTTTCATCCAAATGCTGCGGCTGAAATTTATTTAGATGATGAGTTGATTGGTTACATTGCAAAAATCCATCCAAAATTAATTGGTAATGATGCAATTTTTGCTGAAATTAAACTTAATAAATTAGTTGATACAAAAAATCAATTTGTTAATTATAAACATGAACCAATCAAAACAAGAGATATCACATTTTCACTTAATAAATTTGAATCAGTTCAAACAATTATTGATAAAATTAAGCAAATTAAAGGTATTCATTCATATCAAATAATTGATATTTACCAAAAAGATGACCAAATCAAAAATATTACATTTTCATTTAAAATTGAAGATTGGGAAATTAAAAAATTGGAACAAGTTTTTGAAGTAGCAAAATAA
- the pheS gene encoding phenylalanine--tRNA ligase subunit alpha → MFDLEKINNLEDLKLAKNQFSNSKELLTLMQELKQADKEKKREIGKKIQDLKNKAEDFFEEARKKITNLEIEKQLQNEFIDFAIPVQRNDFIHPVNLVAMRFREWLLMNGYIELDYSEIENDKYNFENLNIPSSHPAREMQDSLYLNENELLRTHNTGISARALEKFANNEFSQFAIGKVYRNDEEDKTHTHQFTQLDLVSVGNVSFASLIYTIKEMLSYVFEQDIQIRLRPSYFPFTEPSVEIDIFFKNKWIEVLGAGMLHEKVLKAAWYTNSMNGFAAGIGIERIAMIKYGIEDIRELYLNDIRFLKQFK, encoded by the coding sequence ATGTTTGATTTAGAAAAAATAAATAATTTAGAAGATCTTAAATTAGCAAAAAATCAATTTAGCAATTCAAAAGAACTACTTACATTAATGCAAGAATTAAAACAAGCAGACAAAGAAAAAAAACGAGAAATTGGTAAAAAAATTCAAGATCTAAAAAATAAAGCTGAAGATTTTTTTGAAGAAGCAAGAAAAAAAATTACAAATTTAGAAATTGAAAAACAACTTCAAAATGAATTTATTGATTTTGCTATTCCGGTGCAGCGAAATGATTTTATTCATCCAGTTAATCTTGTTGCAATGCGTTTTCGTGAATGGTTGTTAATGAATGGTTATATTGAACTAGATTACTCAGAAATTGAAAATGATAAATATAACTTTGAAAATCTTAATATTCCATCTTCACATCCGGCTAGGGAAATGCAAGACTCACTTTACTTAAATGAAAATGAATTACTTCGGACACACAATACTGGCATTAGTGCACGCGCATTAGAAAAATTTGCAAACAATGAATTTTCACAATTTGCAATTGGAAAAGTTTACCGCAATGATGAAGAAGATAAAACTCATACACATCAATTTACACAGTTAGATTTAGTTAGTGTTGGTAATGTTTCATTTGCTTCTTTAATCTATACAATTAAAGAAATGCTTTCATATGTTTTTGAACAAGATATTCAAATTCGATTACGTCCTTCCTATTTTCCTTTTACTGAACCAAGTGTTGAAATTGATATCTTTTTTAAAAACAAATGAATTGAAGTACTTGGGGCTGGAATGTTGCATGAAAAAGTTCTTAAGGCCGCTTGATATACAAATTCAATGAATGGCTTTGCTGCTGGAATTGGGATTGAAAGAATTGCAATGATTAAATATGGTATTGAAGACATCAGAGAACTATATCTTAATGACATTAGATTTTTAAAACAATTTAAATAA
- a CDS encoding replication-associated recombination protein A: MKINLASQLRPNNLDDFICSEAKKKLFQAIITNKDYSSFIFYGKPGTGKSTIANILANAINANYDLFNAAIDKKEDLIIKIKNNDILIIDEIHRLNKDKQDILLPYLEDGLITIYATTTENPYFKLNPALRSRAHIIEMDLPSKKDIKNKLKEIANTLNLNWLKKETLQDFIATQANQDFRAAINIVELINKLNFEKEITLEEIKEIIPTINFFSDKNGDNHYDLLSAFHKSLRGSDPDASLYWGFLILKSGNVDDLFRRMLAVAYEDIGLANPMVGMQTLAAIQTFERLGLPEGNLPIGFAILNLALSPKSNSSYLAIKNTNKILDANLIYEPPLHLKDAHYKSAYKLGRGINYKYAHDYLNNWVKQQYLPNELNNFVAYEFQNQGWEKKIKEYWEKIKK, encoded by the coding sequence ATGAAAATCAATTTAGCAAGCCAATTAAGACCAAATAATTTAGATGACTTTATTTGCTCAGAAGCAAAAAAGAAATTATTCCAAGCAATTATTACAAATAAAGATTATTCTTCATTTATTTTTTATGGCAAACCAGGAACTGGCAAAAGTACAATTGCAAACATTTTGGCAAACGCAATCAATGCTAACTATGATTTATTTAATGCAGCAATTGATAAAAAAGAAGACTTAATAATAAAAATTAAAAATAATGATATTTTAATTATTGATGAAATCCATCGTTTAAATAAAGATAAACAAGATATTCTATTACCTTATTTGGAAGATGGTCTCATCACAATTTATGCAACAACAACAGAAAACCCATATTTCAAACTAAATCCAGCTCTAAGATCAAGAGCACATATTATTGAAATGGATTTACCATCCAAAAAAGACATAAAAAATAAGTTAAAAGAAATTGCAAATACTTTAAATCTAAATTGATTAAAAAAAGAAACATTACAAGATTTTATTGCCACACAAGCAAACCAAGATTTTCGGGCTGCAATAAATATTGTTGAACTAATTAACAAACTAAATTTTGAAAAAGAAATTACACTTGAAGAAATCAAAGAAATTATTCCCACCATCAATTTCTTTAGTGATAAAAATGGTGATAATCATTATGATTTGTTAAGTGCATTTCATAAATCACTAAGAGGTTCAGATCCAGATGCTTCCTTATATTGAGGTTTTTTAATTTTAAAATCAGGAAATGTAGATGATTTATTTCGTCGCATGCTAGCAGTTGCTTATGAAGATATTGGATTAGCAAATCCAATGGTCGGCATGCAAACACTAGCAGCAATCCAAACATTTGAACGTCTTGGTTTACCTGAAGGAAATCTTCCGATTGGATTTGCAATTCTTAATCTTGCACTAAGTCCCAAATCAAATTCATCTTATCTTGCAATCAAAAATACAAATAAGATTTTGGATGCAAATTTAATATATGAACCACCCTTACACTTAAAAGATGCACATTATAAATCGGCTTACAAACTAGGCCGAGGTATTAATTATAAATATGCACATGATTATTTAAATAATTGGGTAAAACAACAATATCTCCCAAATGAATTGAATAATTTTGTTGCATATGAGTTTCAAAACCAAGGATGAGAGAAAAAAATCAAAGAGTATTGAGAAAAAATTAAAAAATAA
- the rpsR gene encoding 30S ribosomal protein S18 translates to MARVVRKKLFVRKRPCQFCLSKSPVVYVDYKNEELLSKLVNQQGKIISSRITGTCAKHQRAVALAIKRARLVAILPYIGPVKKDVQRETKQVSEVQETK, encoded by the coding sequence ATGGCAAGAGTTGTTCGTAAAAAATTATTTGTTCGTAAACGTCCATGTCAATTTTGTTTAAGTAAATCTCCTGTTGTTTATGTTGATTACAAAAATGAAGAATTATTATCAAAATTAGTAAACCAACAAGGTAAAATCATTTCTTCAAGAATTACTGGAACATGTGCAAAACATCAAAGAGCAGTTGCATTAGCAATTAAAAGAGCTAGATTAGTTGCAATCCTGCCATACATTGGTCCAGTTAAAAAAGATGTACAAAGAGAAACAAAACAAGTTTCTGAAGTTCAAGAAACAAAATAA
- a CDS encoding single-stranded DNA-binding protein encodes MNKVILIGRLASKPFKGITASNIEYSRFTIVVTRNYAAPNTEPVSDFIPCVAWRSNATFINKFLDKGSLLLVEGSFQSSRLTDQNGQLVNSYVISADRIQSLETKEVTEERRKNNLKEFSISEEENKINSPSPILQEPAEDDSEVNYDGLTWDL; translated from the coding sequence ATGAATAAGGTTATTTTAATCGGAAGACTAGCTTCAAAACCTTTTAAAGGCATCACAGCATCAAACATTGAATATTCAAGGTTTACAATTGTTGTTACAAGAAACTATGCAGCACCAAATACTGAACCAGTTTCTGATTTTATTCCATGTGTCGCATGAAGATCAAATGCAACATTTATCAATAAGTTTTTAGATAAAGGTTCACTTTTATTGGTTGAAGGTTCATTTCAATCATCAAGATTGACTGATCAAAATGGGCAATTAGTAAATAGTTATGTAATTAGTGCTGATCGAATTCAATCACTTGAAACAAAAGAAGTTACTGAAGAAAGAAGAAAAAATAATTTAAAAGAATTTAGTATTTCAGAAGAAGAAAATAAAATTAATTCACCAAGTCCAATCTTACAAGAACCAGCTGAAGATGATTCAGAGGTTAATTATGATGGTTTGACTTGAGATCTTTAA
- the rpsF gene encoding 30S ribosomal protein S6 has translation MSKYEIMILVNPTSKEESVKELLFSVLDEKNTKFERLERTELAYPIKKLNRASYFLVLTKTEPESIKELTRKFNIDKTILRSLVINLDSEKGLKPRKQKRFQRRNFDNKKPFERHERKETTTEDKKHEIKKESTKNKEVE, from the coding sequence ATGTCAAAATACGAAATTATGATTTTAGTTAACCCTACATCAAAAGAAGAAAGTGTTAAAGAATTGTTATTTTCAGTTCTTGATGAAAAAAACACTAAATTCGAAAGATTAGAGCGAACTGAATTAGCATATCCAATCAAAAAATTAAATCGTGCATCTTATTTCTTAGTTTTAACAAAAACTGAACCAGAATCAATTAAAGAACTAACAAGAAAATTCAATATTGACAAAACAATCTTAAGAAGTTTAGTTATTAATTTAGATTCAGAAAAAGGTTTAAAACCAAGAAAACAAAAAAGATTCCAAAGAAGAAATTTTGATAATAAAAAACCATTTGAAAGACACGAAAGAAAAGAAACAACAACAGAAGATAAAAAACACGAAATAAAAAAAGAATCTACTAAAAACAAAGAAGTTGAATAA
- a CDS encoding ribonuclease HIII gives MMNDKKFEYIGIDETGVGDYFSPIVSVACFIPKKNFDKIKLLGIKDSKKLSDQKIIQIIEEINKNNLAYFKDTILSQKNYNDLTKIGINNNAIKTLIHFNSIKRLITFLDKKLPIVIDQYASEINLKKHLEKLKKEKLVTNLEFNHFQIVLETKAEEKYLNVACASIMARYILLKKMSDLKKTYNNFPFKLGASNQIIDLGADFVKKFGKSELYNVAKISFKTTKKIFEKLEN, from the coding sequence ATGATGAATGATAAAAAATTTGAATATATTGGAATTGATGAAACAGGCGTGGGCGATTATTTTAGTCCAATTGTTTCTGTTGCTTGCTTCATTCCTAAAAAAAATTTTGATAAGATTAAATTATTAGGAATTAAAGATAGCAAAAAATTAAGCGACCAAAAAATTATTCAAATTATTGAAGAAATTAACAAAAATAATTTAGCTTATTTCAAAGATACAATTTTAAGTCAAAAAAACTACAACGATCTGACAAAAATTGGAATTAATAATAATGCAATTAAAACTCTAATTCATTTTAATTCAATAAAAAGATTGATTACTTTTTTAGATAAAAAACTACCAATTGTAATTGATCAATATGCATCCGAAATCAATCTCAAAAAACATCTTGAAAAACTCAAAAAAGAAAAACTAGTCACAAATTTAGAATTCAATCATTTTCAAATTGTTTTAGAAACTAAAGCTGAAGAGAAATATCTTAATGTTGCTTGTGCATCAATAATGGCAAGATATATTTTGTTAAAAAAAATGTCGGATTTAAAAAAAACATATAACAATTTTCCATTCAAACTTGGTGCTAGTAACCAAATTATTGATTTAGGTGCTGATTTTGTTAAAAAATTCGGAAAAAGTGAACTTTATAATGTTGCAAAAATATCATTCAAAACAACAAAAAAAATCTTTGAAAAATTAGAAAATTAA
- a CDS encoding Cof-type HAD-IIB family hydrolase: protein MAFNKDSKQRRFLFALDLDGTLLADSGAGTIHPKTEEAIKRAVKEGHIVSIITGRPWRSTMPVYDKLGLNAIVGNYNGAHIHNPADPFFIPTITYLDLNEVLYILGDEKVKKEISNYAIEGPDWVQLMHRDPNLEKVFGFNQATKFRESINLEKLPLKPTGIVFDCQPTTDVLELLTYLKRRYGDLGEFSSWSKGEGLSPVFDITSIGVDKGKVISLMMRYYNIDIDDTIVMGDSYNDLSMYDIGNVGVCPANAENAIKNVSTVIMEQTNKEGAVGYFIDAFLNDPDKYIELAKEKRRKNKKSLKTVGADNFYTK, encoded by the coding sequence ATGGCTTTTAATAAAGACTCAAAACAACGAAGATTTTTATTTGCACTTGATCTTGATGGGACACTTTTAGCTGATTCAGGTGCTGGAACAATTCATCCTAAAACTGAAGAAGCAATTAAACGTGCTGTCAAAGAAGGACATATCGTTTCAATCATCACTGGACGTCCATGAAGATCAACAATGCCTGTTTATGACAAATTGGGTTTAAATGCCATTGTTGGAAATTACAATGGTGCTCATATTCATAACCCTGCTGATCCATTTTTCATTCCAACAATCACATATTTAGACTTGAATGAAGTTTTATATATTTTGGGAGATGAAAAAGTTAAAAAAGAAATCTCAAATTATGCAATTGAAGGACCTGATTGGGTGCAATTAATGCACCGTGATCCAAATCTTGAAAAGGTTTTTGGATTCAATCAAGCAACAAAATTTCGTGAATCAATAAATCTTGAAAAACTTCCTTTAAAACCAACAGGAATTGTTTTTGATTGTCAACCAACAACAGATGTTTTGGAACTACTAACTTATTTAAAAAGAAGATATGGCGATTTAGGAGAATTTTCTTCATGATCAAAAGGTGAAGGATTAAGTCCTGTTTTTGATATTACTTCAATCGGGGTTGATAAAGGAAAAGTTATCTCTTTAATGATGCGTTATTACAATATTGATATTGATGATACAATCGTCATGGGAGATTCATACAATGATTTAAGTATGTATGACATTGGCAACGTTGGTGTTTGTCCAGCAAATGCCGAAAATGCAATCAAAAATGTTTCAACAGTTATTATGGAACAAACAAATAAAGAAGGAGCAGTCGGATATTTTATTGATGCTTTCTTGAATGATCCAGACAAATATATTGAATTAGCAAAAGAAAAAAGAAGAAAAAATAAAAAGAGTCTAAAAACTGTTGGTGCAGATAATTTTTATACAAAATAA
- the upp gene encoding uracil phosphoribosyltransferase, with translation MVKIFSHPLIDAKLTKLRDKKTNNNEFRQNLDEITSLMVYEMLRDYQTKPLKVKTPIGHIFEGQQLDKEIVIIPILRAGLGMVNGILNLIPQARVGHVGMYRDETTKQVFEYFFKIPDVSKESYIIVVDPMLATGSSAYHTINKLRKLGFLNIKLLCLVGVDKGINNITKHFPEIDIYLATKDQGLDENNYIIPGLGDAGDRIFGTKK, from the coding sequence ATGGTTAAAATTTTTTCACATCCATTGATTGATGCTAAATTAACAAAACTACGAGACAAAAAAACAAATAACAATGAATTTAGACAAAATTTAGATGAAATTACTTCGCTAATGGTTTATGAAATGCTTCGAGATTATCAAACAAAACCATTGAAAGTAAAAACTCCAATTGGTCATATTTTTGAAGGTCAACAACTTGACAAAGAAATTGTGATAATCCCAATTTTGAGAGCTGGGCTTGGAATGGTGAATGGTATTCTTAATTTAATTCCACAAGCGCGAGTTGGGCACGTTGGAATGTATCGTGATGAAACAACAAAACAAGTTTTTGAATATTTTTTTAAAATTCCTGATGTTTCAAAAGAAAGTTACATTATTGTTGTTGATCCAATGCTAGCTACTGGTAGTTCGGCCTACCACACAATTAATAAATTAAGAAAATTAGGCTTTTTAAATATCAAACTACTTTGTCTTGTTGGTGTTGATAAAGGTATCAATAATATCACCAAACACTTTCCTGAAATTGATATTTATTTAGCAACAAAAGATCAAGGATTGGATGAAAATAATTACATAATTCCAGGTTTAGGTGATGCTGGAGACCGTATTTTTGGCACAAAAAAATAA
- the deoC gene encoding deoxyribose-phosphate aldolase: MLNKLIDHTFLGQAGTTKDIDKLIDEAKKYDFKSVCIAPSYVKYAKEKLKNTDILICTVIGFPLGYNVTSVKVFETKIAIEHGADEIDMVMNVGRFKDKQYEYILNEIKAIKEVCGNKILKVIVETALLTNDEIAKATEIVLQSGADFIKTSTGFSYRGASFEDVEIMKNIAKDKLLIKASGGIKSKEDAQKMVDLGANRLGTSKSVAIVEGKIDTSTNY; encoded by the coding sequence ATGCTAAACAAATTAATTGACCATACTTTTTTAGGTCAAGCTGGAACAACAAAAGATATTGACAAATTAATTGACGAAGCAAAAAAATATGATTTCAAATCTGTTTGCATTGCACCTTCTTATGTTAAGTATGCAAAAGAGAAATTAAAAAATACTGATATTCTAATTTGCACTGTGATTGGTTTCCCGCTTGGTTACAATGTCACAAGCGTGAAAGTATTTGAAACCAAAATCGCAATTGAACATGGTGCTGATGAAATTGATATGGTAATGAATGTTGGACGTTTCAAAGATAAACAATATGAATACATTCTAAATGAAATTAAAGCTATTAAAGAAGTTTGTGGAAATAAAATCTTAAAAGTTATTGTTGAAACAGCATTATTAACAAATGATGAAATTGCAAAAGCAACAGAAATTGTTTTACAATCAGGTGCTGATTTCATTAAAACATCAACTGGTTTTTCATATCGGGGTGCCAGTTTTGAAGATGTTGAAATCATGAAAAATATTGCTAAAGACAAACTGTTAATTAAAGCATCAGGTGGTATTAAATCAAAAGAAGATGCACAAAAGATGGTTGATTTAGGTGCAAATCGACTAGGTACATCAAAATCAGTTGCAATCGTTGAAGGAAAAATTGATACTTCAACAAATTACTAA
- a CDS encoding thymidine phosphorylase — protein sequence MRIIDIINKKANKQELTKAEIEFFIENYVNGNIPDYQASALLMAIRLNSLNESETSYLTNAMINSGDTIDWSYLKTTIADKHSTGGVGDKVSIVLCPILAALGLTIAKMSGRGLGHTGGTLDKLESIEGFRISLSDDEFKNVVEKHNIAIVGQNQKLVPADKKIYALRDVTGTVDSIPLIASSVMSKKIATGSNCILLDVKCGNGAFMKNLEQAKKLGHLMIEIGKKLNRKIAVEITNMEKPLGRTIGNKIEILEAIDTLKGEGPKDFTEIVYSSASTLLVLANKAKNEKEARVMIEEVIANKQALNKFNEWIKAQNGNIDSVYAKNWFNPKFKYEVISEKEGYLKINSAIEFGIVAMKLGAGRSKKEDLIDYEAGIYLNKTSNDFVKKNDILFTLYSSKEIDKTLANDLLNVIEFNNKPFEIQEVLAKLN from the coding sequence ATGAGAATCATTGATATTATAAATAAAAAGGCCAATAAACAAGAACTAACAAAAGCAGAAATTGAATTCTTTATTGAAAATTATGTTAATGGGAATATTCCTGATTATCAAGCATCTGCACTATTAATGGCAATTCGATTAAATTCTTTAAATGAATCTGAAACATCATACTTAACAAATGCAATGATTAATTCAGGTGATACAATTGATTGATCATATTTAAAAACAACAATTGCTGACAAGCACTCAACAGGTGGTGTTGGTGACAAAGTAAGTATTGTACTTTGCCCAATTTTAGCTGCTTTAGGACTAACAATTGCAAAAATGTCTGGAAGAGGATTAGGTCACACAGGTGGAACACTAGACAAATTAGAGTCAATTGAAGGTTTTAGAATTTCATTATCAGATGATGAATTTAAAAATGTCGTTGAAAAACACAATATTGCCATTGTTGGTCAAAACCAAAAATTAGTACCTGCTGATAAAAAAATTTATGCATTAAGAGATGTAACTGGAACAGTTGATTCAATTCCATTAATTGCTAGTTCAGTTATGTCTAAAAAAATTGCAACGGGATCAAATTGCATTCTTTTGGATGTAAAATGTGGTAATGGTGCATTCATGAAAAATCTAGAGCAAGCCAAAAAACTTGGTCATTTAATGATTGAAATTGGAAAAAAATTAAACAGAAAAATTGCTGTTGAAATTACTAATATGGAAAAACCACTTGGAAGAACTATTGGAAATAAAATTGAAATTCTTGAAGCAATTGACACGCTAAAAGGAGAAGGTCCAAAAGATTTTACTGAAATTGTTTATTCATCAGCTTCAACACTGTTAGTTTTAGCAAATAAAGCAAAAAATGAAAAAGAAGCAAGAGTAATGATTGAAGAAGTCATTGCAAATAAACAAGCACTAAACAAATTTAATGAATGAATCAAAGCTCAAAATGGCAATATTGACTCAGTTTATGCAAAAAATTGATTTAATCCTAAATTCAAGTATGAAGTTATTTCAGAAAAAGAAGGTTATCTAAAAATTAATTCAGCAATTGAATTTGGAATTGTTGCAATGAAATTAGGTGCTGGAAGAAGCAAAAAAGAAGATTTAATTGACTATGAAGCAGGAATATATCTAAACAAAACATCAAATGATTTTGTAAAGAAAAATGATATTCTTTTTACTTTATATTCATCAAAAGAAATCGACAAAACATTGGCAAATGATTTACTAAATGTCATTGAATTCAATAATAAACCATTTGAAATTCAAGAAGTTTTAGCTAAATTAAATTAA
- the deoD gene encoding purine-nucleoside phosphorylase, with protein sequence MTPHINAKENAFAKLVLMPGDPLRAKYIADTYLENVELVSSVRNVFMYTGYYQGNKISVCASGMGVPSIGIYSYELFSEYGVEAIVRIGSAGSLKADLKNREMVLASSAYSQSTSFRNEIIKNAKDEHVAYPNKELNDLIIKNAKDLNMHVHLDKILTEDAFYTFQTPEEREKISDGAVCVEMEAYGLFSVAEKLNKKAATLLTISDNLITHEYTTSEERQNSFNDMMKLALSLAKDFQ encoded by the coding sequence ATGACACCACATATTAATGCAAAAGAAAATGCTTTTGCTAAGTTGGTATTGATGCCAGGAGATCCATTGCGGGCAAAGTATATTGCTGATACTTACTTGGAAAATGTTGAACTTGTTTCAAGTGTAAGAAATGTTTTTATGTACACTGGTTATTATCAAGGAAACAAAATTTCTGTTTGTGCATCAGGAATGGGAGTTCCTTCAATCGGGATTTACTCATATGAATTATTTAGTGAATATGGTGTAGAAGCAATTGTAAGAATTGGTTCAGCCGGTTCATTAAAAGCTGATTTAAAAAACCGTGAAATGGTTTTAGCTTCATCAGCATATAGTCAATCAACTTCATTTAGAAATGAAATTATTAAAAATGCAAAAGATGAACATGTTGCATATCCAAACAAAGAATTAAATGATTTAATCATTAAAAATGCCAAAGATTTAAATATGCATGTTCATTTAGACAAAATCCTAACCGAAGATGCATTCTATACATTCCAAACACCAGAAGAAAGAGAAAAAATTTCAGATGGCGCAGTTTGTGTTGAAATGGAAGCATATGGGTTATTTAGCGTTGCTGAAAAATTAAATAAAAAAGCAGCAACATTATTAACAATTTCTGATAATTTGATTACTCATGAATATACAACAAGTGAAGAAAGACAAAATTCATTTAATGATATGATGAAATTGGCACTTTCTTTAGCTAAGGACTTCCAATAA